GCACTTGGCGCTACTGGCAAATTGCCATTTAAAAATAAGGGATGAGAGATACGTCCCACATGCCAAAGCTGCATAAAAATTTTACCCTCACGATCATGAACACTTTTTGTAATTTTTTTCCAGCCCTCAATATGTTCTGTTAACCAAATGCCGGGTGTATTTGCATAGCCAACTCCCATAGGGTCTATATTTGTGGCTTCAGTAATAATTAAACCAGCAGTAGCTCGTTGCGTATAATATTCTACCATTAACTCGTTGGGCGTTCTGCCATCGACTCCAGACGCTCTGCATCGTGTCAGCGGTGCCATAAAAATCCTATTTTTAAGTTTTAATTCACCCATTTGAATTGGCTGTAATATATCAAGCATAAAAACTCCTTATTTAATAGCTATTTATATTACAACACTTCTTAATTTGAAGTCACCTTGATCATAGGTATTATAAATTTTTAAGAAAATTTTTTTTGAATTCTACTTGCGTGTTATATTCACTCATGGTACAGGTCAGCTTCTTATGTTAGAGAGGGTTATGCCTTCTAAGTTAAATGAGGTATTTAAAAATGGGTAAAAAAGACAATCGCCGTACTTTTAAAATGAAAAGAAAAAAAGCGCAAGCAGCTAAAAAAGCAAGAGAAAAATCTAAAATGACTGCTGTTAAGGCTTCTAGAAAATCTGTTTCAAAAAAGTAATTTATTATTAAATATGTGTAATTAGGAGAGATGGCCGAGTGGCTTAAGGCGGCGGTCTTGAAAACCGTTGTAGGCGCGAGTCTACCGGGGGTTCGAATCCCTCTCTCTCCGCCATATTTTTTGAATTGGTAAAAAATCTAATCTTAGTTATCCTCAAATTCTATTAAGTACTTATAAATAATATAACGTCGCTTATTTAATAATACTGCAAATTTATAGTTTTATTATTTTATAAAAATTATATCATAGAATAATTAAAATAAATGGATAAAATTAAAATATATAAAGCTATTTGTTTTTCAAATGACTTTATTATTATTTTTAACTCGCAGTCTGTTTTTAGAGGAATTAAAAAATGAAATATGCAACGTTATACATAATGGATCCCTCTTTGGTTGGAAGCAAGGTATTAGATACCATACCACAGATTAAATCCTACTCATCCAAAAACGAAAATGATAATGCAACAGGAATGCTTATTAAGCTTGATGAGTTTGAAATTGAAATGAATTTTATGGAACCTGAAAAATTGGAAGACCATTTAGAGGGATTTAAAGGTTTAGCGTATAATTATGTGAGCGAAGGCATCGATCCTGTATATGTTTTGACTAGAATATTTAATGTCAGGCTAGTTATAGGATGCGTTATCGAACCTGATTTTGATAAAGAAAGTAAGGTTTTAGAGTTTTTTAAAAATTTTAACAGCGCATATAAATCTCTTTTATTTTATGATAACAAGGTATTTGATTATGACATGCAAGTACTTGCAAAGTTATGACGTAAAATTTTTCTTAACAACAGAGCTAAGTTCTCATGTAAAAAAGCTCAAAACTTTTGATATTTTTTTAATTTGTACCATTTTTTGATTTAATTAACTAATACTAGTTTGAAATTTAATAAATATTTTAAATACAATAGTATCCAAAATGTAAAAAAAATTATGAATATTAAAAAAACAAAATATTTATTTATTTTCTTAAGATTTTTTTCCTCACTATGCGAACAAACTTTATTTTTTTCTATACCACTCTTATTATACTCTAATTACAATAAAGATCCAAAAATAATTGCATTAACTTATTCTTTAATTCAGGTTTCCCTATTAATTGGCTTACCTATTTCTGGTTTTTTTATAACAAAAATATTATCTAATAAATTGTTTTTTTTATGTGATATGTTAAGAGGAATATTATGTTTATTAATTTATTTATTTATAAATAATAATCTTATTTATATTTTTATATTTTTATTTGGATTTATTAGCGCAATTTCTTTTGTTAAAACAGAACACTTCTTACCTAAAATTTTAACAAATTATTCTTCTATGCAAAAACAATCTATAATGCAAATTATAGTACAATCACCTGCAATTATCGGCCCATCGCTAGCTTCAATTTTATTATATTTTAATTTACTCAATATTTTTCTTATATTTTTTGCAATTATATTTATAATTAATGGATTAATAACACTTTTTAATAAATTTCCTAGTTCTTTAAATATAAAAAAAATTAATAAAAAAATTATGATATTTAAGGATTTTTTTGAAACTATTCGAGTTATTATATCAAAAAAACAAATAATATATTTAACCATCTCAATATTTATTTTAAATTTTGTCGGTTCTGTGTCATTAATTCTATCTCCACATATTTTTAATAAAAACACAAATTATTACAGCTTAACTATTGCATTATCTGCAATTTTTTCAATTTTTAGCATGCTAATTTCTATTAATAAAAATATTTTTAACTCTATATCACAAGTAAAAGTTGGTTTAATTTCATCATTTATGCTGATATTTTTCTATGGAGTTTTATCATTTTCAAAAAACATATTTTTATTTAGTATTGGATTTATCCTCTACCAAGC
This region of Spirobacillus cienkowskii genomic DNA includes:
- a CDS encoding MFS transporter — translated: MNIKKTKYLFIFLRFFSSLCEQTLFFSIPLLLYSNYNKDPKIIALTYSLIQVSLLIGLPISGFFITKILSNKLFFLCDMLRGILCLLIYLFINNNLIYIFIFLFGFISAISFVKTEHFLPKILTNYSSMQKQSIMQIIVQSPAIIGPSLASILLYFNLLNIFLIFFAIIFIINGLITLFNKFPSSLNIKKINKKIMIFKDFFETIRVIISKKQIIYLTISIFILNFVGSVSLILSPHIFNKNTNYYSLTIALSAIFSIFSMLISINKNIFNSISQVKVGLISSFMLIFFYGVLSFSKNIFLFSIGFILYQATIPFFVIFMRTERAKLIPKHIFAQSIGIMIFLYSLSNPLSGLFVTGFIDKYSSQNLLIFCFILMFPIFFGIFLTFNIFTSKK